Within Agarivorans litoreus, the genomic segment ACAAGTCTCGAAAAACCCAACGAGTAATCGGCTTACTAACATCACTAGAAGAACTTGAACGCCTAGAAGCAGAAACTAAAGAGTCTAACTACCCATTTTTGTCTATGTATCACTGGACACAGTTTCGCGATCAAGCAGCAGGAGAACGCTTTCTTGCCCTTGAAGGAACAGAGCAGCTTAATCACCCCGACTTACAGTGGACATTGGCTATTTACTACAGTGGCAAAGACGCTAAAAAGACTATCAGCATACTGCAAAATTCCTTTAAGCTGTTTGGTGAGGAAGAAACCATACCTGCCAAATATGCAGAGGCGATTACTTCTCAATACATGACGCTAAAAGATTACCGTCAGGCTTATTTGTGGGCTCAAGTAGCGGCCTTATTCGAGGACCACAGCAAACAAGACTACTCCGGTCTAAACCACAAGTTAAAGCTATCAGAAGAGCAACAGAAGGTATTGAAAGAAGAAGCCAGTATTATCTTTAAACAAATAGAAAAAAGACAATACCGTTTATAGTGGCGGGTTTACTCAGCAGTAAAATCTAGAGCGACTGAATTTATACAGTAGCGCTCTCCTGTCTCGGTAGGGCCATCGTTAAATACATGGCCCAAATGCGCATCGCATTGGCTACAGCGTACTTCGATCCGCTCCATATTATGACTTTGGTCTCTTACAAAAGTAACTACCCTGCTCTCTGCAATCTTATCAAAACTCGGCCAGCCACAACCTGAATCAAACTTTGATTCCGAGTTAAATAGCAGCTGGTTGCAGCAAACACAATGATAGACACCTTGCTGTTTATTGTGTAGCAGAGTACCTGAAAATGGACGTTCAGTGGCTCCTTTTCGAGTTACTTGGTAAGCCATTTCACCTAACAAGGCATGCCATTCTTGCTCGTCTTTTACAATCTTACTCACGATTTTACTTGTTCCAACAATAACATTGATTTTGCTTTAAGTTTGACACTAGTTACGCCGCGAAGTTTCTTTTCAAATATGGCTTGCTCATTTGCAGTATCCATTTGTTGACACCAAATTGATTTACCCTCGGCAGTTGGGATCACAAAGTCAATTTCATGAGAGCTGGCGTTAATAATCCATAACCAACGCTCTTTTGATTCTCGAAGATTTCTTACTTCAACTGCCACAGCCCAAGCATGCGATTGATGCCAGTCTTCTTGGTGCATATTCTCACCATCGTGACGATACCAACGCACTCCATGTAATTGTGAATGGCATTTCTCGTAGCTGTCATTTTCCAACTGTAAATAGTGAAAAACACGAGAACGCTTGCGCAGTGCCATAAGTTGCTGACAAAAGTTCAAGAACTGTTTTTGATCACGGTCTAAATTCCAATTAAACCAACTTATTTCATTGTTTTGACAGTATGCGTTGTTATTGCCTTGC encodes:
- a CDS encoding DUF2989 domain-containing protein; translated protein: MSLVKPFGYSFFLALPLVLSGCDTGFDLFGFGSRSVKSICKSNPELCEDLNRDGWCKKERNGVIISRFNEMNETNEINQYHLIKNYRDYNFCIELAASIEPKYDKSRKTQRVIGLLTSLEELERLEAETKESNYPFLSMYHWTQFRDQAAGERFLALEGTEQLNHPDLQWTLAIYYSGKDAKKTISILQNSFKLFGEEETIPAKYAEAITSQYMTLKDYRQAYLWAQVAALFEDHSKQDYSGLNHKLKLSEEQQKVLKEEASIIFKQIEKRQYRL
- the msrB gene encoding peptide-methionine (R)-S-oxide reductase MsrB gives rise to the protein MSKIVKDEQEWHALLGEMAYQVTRKGATERPFSGTLLHNKQQGVYHCVCCNQLLFNSESKFDSGCGWPSFDKIAESRVVTFVRDQSHNMERIEVRCSQCDAHLGHVFNDGPTETGERYCINSVALDFTAE